In a genomic window of Sulfurimonas denitrificans DSM 1251:
- a CDS encoding ribonucleoside-diphosphate reductase subunit alpha, translating to MVTIIKRNGRTEKLDISKIQKYTSAAVEGLSNVSQSELEVDAQIHFRDGITSKEIQQTLIKTAVDKIDIDAPNWTFVASRLFLFNLYHEVNGFTGYCSLENYFERGEKEGRLLYGLKGMYNLEELEKHIKPERDMLFNYLGVKTLYDRYLIKDKNSNPIELPQHMFMAIAMFLAQREEKKEEWAIKFYNMISTFEVMLATPTLSNARTTRHQLSSCYIGSTPDNIEGIFDSYAEMAMLSKFGGGIGWDWTNVRSMGSYIDGHKNAAGGTVPFLKITNDIAVAVDQLGTRKGAIAVYMEPWHIDINDFLDLKKNSGEERRRAHDLFPALWLNDLFMQRVEEDAIWTLFDPYDCRELTTLHGEEFNKKYVELEKNEAIIKEKLKAKNLWKKILTSYFETGSPFLCFKDNANRANPNSHSGIIRSSNLCTEIFQNTNPNHYKIKFIFQNGDSVSYEEEEIIEVDSGLKKPAKKVTALDSIGGREIYVVEKEKINGDTAVCNLASVNLSRINTKEDIDRVVPIAIRALDNVIDLNFYPIEKVKRTNMKTRAIGLGVMGEAQMLAQEGISWGTQEHFDKIDEIMESVSFNAISASSDIALEKGSYSEYEGSKWSRGIMPMDHATAEVKNLVDRGGLFASAYEWEELRTKVKNQGIRNGYLMAIAPTSSISILTGTTQAIEPVFKRKWYEENLSGLIPVVVPELSPETWAYYTPAYDLNQTLLIKAAAIRQKWLDQGQSLNIFITLDKASGKYLNEIYMLAWKLGLKSTYYLRSQSPEMASDVEDRSMECVGCQ from the coding sequence ATGGTAACAATAATAAAACGAAACGGTAGAACTGAAAAACTAGATATTTCTAAAATTCAAAAATATACCTCTGCAGCCGTTGAAGGCTTAAGCAATGTATCTCAAAGTGAGTTGGAAGTTGATGCACAGATTCATTTTCGTGATGGAATTACATCTAAAGAGATACAACAAACTCTAATTAAAACTGCGGTTGACAAGATAGACATAGACGCTCCAAACTGGACATTTGTTGCTTCAAGACTATTTCTCTTTAATCTCTATCATGAAGTAAACGGATTTACTGGCTACTGCTCCCTAGAAAACTACTTTGAGAGAGGGGAAAAAGAGGGCAGACTTCTATATGGTTTAAAAGGAATGTATAACCTTGAAGAGCTTGAAAAACATATCAAACCTGAACGTGACATGTTATTTAACTATCTTGGAGTTAAAACACTCTACGATAGATATCTCATAAAAGATAAAAACTCAAACCCTATAGAGTTGCCTCAACATATGTTTATGGCGATTGCTATGTTTTTGGCACAAAGAGAAGAGAAGAAAGAGGAGTGGGCAATCAAGTTTTATAACATGATTTCTACTTTTGAAGTGATGTTAGCAACTCCAACTCTTAGCAATGCAAGAACAACAAGACATCAATTAAGCTCTTGTTATATAGGTTCAACTCCAGATAATATAGAAGGCATTTTTGACTCTTATGCTGAGATGGCAATGCTCTCAAAATTTGGTGGAGGAATTGGCTGGGATTGGACAAATGTTCGCTCAATGGGTTCATACATAGATGGGCATAAAAATGCTGCTGGCGGAACTGTTCCATTTTTAAAAATCACAAACGACATTGCAGTTGCTGTTGATCAGTTGGGAACTAGAAAAGGTGCTATTGCAGTTTACATGGAGCCTTGGCATATTGATATAAACGACTTTTTGGACTTAAAGAAAAACTCAGGTGAAGAGCGTCGTCGTGCTCATGATTTGTTTCCTGCACTTTGGTTAAATGATTTGTTTATGCAAAGAGTTGAGGAAGATGCAATTTGGACTCTTTTTGACCCTTACGATTGTAGGGAACTCACGACCCTTCATGGAGAAGAGTTTAACAAAAAGTATGTAGAGCTTGAGAAAAATGAGGCTATTATAAAAGAGAAATTGAAAGCCAAAAACCTTTGGAAAAAAATTCTCACCTCTTACTTTGAAACAGGTTCACCTTTCTTGTGTTTTAAAGATAACGCAAATAGAGCTAACCCTAACTCACACTCTGGCATCATTAGAAGCTCTAACCTTTGTACAGAGATTTTTCAAAACACAAATCCTAACCATTACAAGATAAAATTTATTTTTCAAAATGGTGATAGCGTTAGTTATGAAGAAGAGGAGATTATAGAGGTTGATAGTGGACTTAAAAAACCTGCTAAAAAGGTAACTGCACTTGATTCTATTGGTGGAAGAGAGATTTATGTAGTTGAGAAAGAGAAGATAAATGGCGACACAGCTGTTTGTAACTTAGCATCTGTAAATCTATCACGCATAAACACAAAAGAGGATATTGATAGAGTTGTACCAATTGCTATTCGAGCCCTTGATAACGTAATTGATTTAAATTTCTATCCGATAGAAAAGGTAAAACGCACCAACATGAAGACAAGAGCAATCGGCCTTGGTGTTATGGGTGAAGCTCAAATGTTAGCTCAAGAAGGTATCTCTTGGGGAACACAGGAACACTTTGACAAAATAGATGAAATCATGGAGAGCGTTAGTTTTAATGCCATCTCAGCTTCTAGTGATATCGCATTGGAAAAAGGCTCTTATAGTGAATATGAAGGCTCAAAATGGAGCAGAGGCATTATGCCTATGGATCATGCTACTGCTGAAGTTAAAAACCTAGTTGATAGAGGAGGGCTTTTTGCTTCAGCCTATGAGTGGGAAGAGCTACGTACAAAAGTTAAAAATCAAGGCATAAGAAACGGTTATCTTATGGCTATAGCACCGACTAGCTCTATCTCTATATTAACAGGAACAACTCAAGCCATTGAGCCTGTGTTTAAGAGAAAGTGGTATGAAGAGAATCTCTCTGGACTTATTCCAGTTGTTGTACCTGAACTATCTCCAGAAACTTGGGCATACTATACTCCTGCGTATGATTTAAACCAGACTTTACTCATTAAAGCCGCAGCAATTCGTCAAAAATGGCTAGATCAAGGGCAAAGTTTAAACATCTTTATAACACTGGATAAAGCAAGTGGAAAATACTTAAATGAGATCTACATGTTAGCTTGGAAACTTGGTTTAAAATCTACTTACTATTTACGCTCACAATCTCCAGAGATGGCAAGTGATGTTGAAGACAGAAGCATGGAGTGTGTAGGTTGTCAATAA
- a CDS encoding Do family serine endopeptidase, which translates to MKKIFLLSLMVAISVYAKDGIGFKYAPQITEREFPTSQNKILSYNNILENVRTSIVNISIKKEISSAGLNANPFYNDPFFREFFRGYGQVPQERIEQSLGSGVVVSKDGYIITNNHVVDGANEIIVSIAGDKKEYAAKLIGKDEKSDLAIIKIDAKELNAVTFFNSDEVKVGDVVFALGNPFGVGETITQGIVSATGRSGMGIVEYEDFIQTDASINPGNSGGALINSAGQLIGINSAIISKSGGNVGIGFAIPSNMVTTVATSLIDNGKYTRAYLGVNISDIDSDMSTLYNNNYGALITGVEENSPAAKAALKRGDLIIAIDDKKITGASELKNTIGAFAPSKEVSVKYLRDKKILTTKVTLGTNEKIASNGELGYKGLKLSTTNKIQKEQKNLSINGVHVIEVDEKSEAFRAGIRKGDVIIQVEDSEIITLDDFKKATEPKGKKRIFLVRKGAIFAVAL; encoded by the coding sequence ATGAAGAAAATATTTTTATTATCACTAATGGTGGCAATATCTGTTTATGCCAAAGACGGCATTGGGTTTAAATATGCTCCGCAAATCACAGAACGTGAGTTTCCTACAAGCCAAAACAAAATACTCTCTTACAATAACATACTAGAAAATGTAAGGACAAGCATTGTTAATATTTCTATAAAAAAAGAGATAAGCAGTGCTGGATTAAATGCAAATCCTTTTTATAATGACCCATTTTTTAGAGAGTTTTTTAGAGGTTATGGGCAAGTTCCACAAGAGAGAATTGAGCAATCACTTGGTTCTGGAGTTGTTGTCTCAAAAGATGGATACATTATCACAAACAACCATGTAGTAGATGGTGCCAATGAGATAATAGTAAGTATCGCGGGAGATAAAAAAGAGTATGCGGCAAAACTTATTGGCAAAGATGAGAAGAGCGATTTGGCAATTATAAAAATTGATGCAAAAGAGCTAAATGCTGTAACTTTTTTTAACTCAGATGAGGTGAAAGTTGGTGACGTTGTTTTTGCACTTGGAAATCCATTTGGAGTAGGTGAGACTATCACACAGGGGATAGTCTCTGCAACTGGCAGAAGTGGGATGGGAATAGTTGAGTATGAAGACTTTATACAAACAGACGCTTCTATAAATCCTGGAAATTCTGGTGGCGCACTTATAAACTCAGCAGGGCAGTTAATAGGTATCAACTCTGCAATTATCTCAAAATCAGGCGGAAACGTGGGCATTGGATTTGCAATTCCTTCAAACATGGTAACGACTGTTGCAACAAGCTTGATAGATAATGGAAAATATACAAGAGCATATCTTGGAGTAAATATCTCGGATATAGACAGCGACATGAGCACTCTATATAACAACAACTACGGAGCTTTGATAACTGGGGTTGAAGAGAATTCACCTGCAGCAAAAGCAGCCCTTAAGAGAGGTGATTTAATTATCGCTATTGATGATAAAAAAATCACAGGTGCGAGTGAGTTAAAAAATACAATTGGCGCATTTGCTCCATCAAAAGAGGTAAGTGTAAAGTACTTAAGAGATAAAAAAATACTCACTACAAAAGTAACTCTTGGCACAAACGAGAAGATTGCATCTAATGGAGAACTTGGGTATAAAGGTTTAAAATTAAGCACTACAAACAAGATACAAAAAGAGCAAAAAAATCTCTCAATAAATGGTGTACATGTAATAGAAGTAGATGAAAAAAGTGAAGCTTTTAGGGCTGGAATAAGAAAAGGCGACGTAATTATACAAGTAGAAGATAGTGAAATTATAACTTTAGATGATTTTAAAAAAGCAACAGAACCCAAAGGAAAAAAAAGAATTTTCTTGGTTAGAAAAGGCGCTATATTTGCCGTTGCACTATAA
- the trxC gene encoding thioredoxin TrxC, translating to MRVVCPYCKSVNNVPQKDSYTKANCGKCKESLLDTKPIELTTLNFDEVIVNSDIPVVVDFWAPWCGPCKMMAPNFQKSAMNFPLKALFVKVNTENEQNLGARFGIRSIPTIIVFKNAKEVHRVSGALDESALNRLVAQFI from the coding sequence ATGAGGGTAGTTTGTCCATATTGTAAAAGTGTAAATAATGTTCCACAAAAAGATAGTTATACAAAAGCAAATTGCGGAAAATGTAAAGAGTCGCTTCTTGATACAAAACCCATAGAGTTAACAACTCTTAACTTTGACGAGGTAATCGTAAATAGCGACATTCCAGTGGTAGTTGATTTTTGGGCTCCTTGGTGTGGCCCATGTAAAATGATGGCTCCAAACTTCCAAAAAAGTGCCATGAATTTTCCACTTAAAGCACTTTTTGTAAAGGTAAATACTGAAAATGAGCAAAATTTAGGAGCTAGATTTGGAATCAGAAGTATCCCAACCATCATAGTTTTTAAAAATGCTAAAGAGGTACACAGAGTATCAGGTGCACTTGATGAGAGCGCTTTAAATAGATTGGTTGCACAATTTATATAG
- a CDS encoding citrate synthase, translating into MSRDTVTLTNNRNGKSYEFPILDATVGPSVIDISTLYKETNMFTYDEGYTSTASCKSDITYIDGEAGKLMYRGYDIAYLAKKKSFLDSAYLLINGELPSKEELENFAFEMKKRSFVHEGIKKLFDSFPDSAHPMAILSAGVSALSTFYFDHLNIKNKEEYCEMANRIVAKIPTLAAFSYRYSNGLPIIYPDMNKGFTENFLYMLRAYPHSYVELKPIEIKALDTIFTLHADHEQNASTTAVRNLASTNAHPYAAISAGIGALWGRSHGGANESVIRQLEMIATVDRVDEFIARAKDKEDSFKLMGFGHRVYKNFDPRATILKDLRNRLVEELGISSELIEVANKIEKIALNDEYFVSRNLYPNIDFYSGLILQALKIPTEMFAVIFVIGRTPGWIAQWSELNQQKTVKIARPRQLYRGPIERTPEY; encoded by the coding sequence ATGAGCAGAGATACAGTAACACTAACAAACAATCGTAATGGCAAAAGTTATGAGTTTCCCATACTTGATGCAACCGTAGGACCTTCCGTTATAGATATATCAACTCTATATAAAGAGACCAACATGTTTACTTATGATGAGGGTTATACATCAACTGCATCATGCAAATCTGATATAACTTATATTGATGGGGAAGCTGGAAAACTTATGTATAGAGGCTATGATATAGCATACCTAGCAAAAAAGAAGAGCTTTTTAGATAGTGCTTATCTGCTAATAAATGGTGAGTTACCATCAAAAGAGGAGCTAGAGAATTTCGCTTTTGAGATGAAAAAACGCTCTTTTGTACATGAGGGAATAAAAAAACTCTTTGACTCTTTTCCAGATTCAGCACATCCAATGGCGATACTCTCAGCTGGAGTCTCAGCACTCTCTACTTTTTATTTTGACCATTTAAATATAAAAAATAAAGAAGAGTATTGCGAAATGGCAAATAGAATTGTTGCAAAAATCCCAACATTAGCCGCTTTTTCATACAGATACTCAAACGGTTTGCCTATAATATATCCAGACATGAATAAAGGCTTCACAGAAAATTTTCTCTATATGTTAAGAGCTTATCCGCATAGTTATGTTGAACTAAAACCTATTGAGATAAAAGCACTTGATACTATTTTCACTCTCCATGCCGACCATGAGCAAAACGCTTCAACAACTGCCGTTAGAAATTTAGCTTCCACTAACGCCCATCCTTATGCAGCGATAAGCGCAGGAATTGGTGCTTTGTGGGGACGAAGTCATGGCGGAGCTAACGAGAGTGTTATACGTCAGTTAGAGATGATAGCAACAGTTGATAGAGTAGATGAATTTATAGCTCGTGCAAAAGATAAAGAAGATTCATTTAAACTGATGGGATTTGGACACCGTGTTTACAAAAACTTTGATCCACGTGCAACTATTCTTAAAGATCTCCGCAACAGACTCGTAGAAGAGCTAGGCATTAGCAGTGAGCTTATAGAAGTTGCAAACAAGATAGAAAAAATTGCACTTAATGATGAGTATTTTGTTAGTAGAAATCTCTATCCAAATATCGACTTTTATTCAGGATTAATTCTTCAAGCACTAAAAATTCCAACAGAGATGTTTGCAGTTATCTTTGTTATAGGAAGAACTCCTGGGTGGATTGCACAGTGGAGTGAACTAAACCAACAAAAAACAGTAAAAATAGCAAGACCTAGACAGTTATACAGAGGTCCCATAGAGAGAACTCCAGAGTATTAA